A genomic window from Rubrobacter aplysinae includes:
- a CDS encoding type II toxin-antitoxin system VapC family toxin, translating to MAEAAGGSRSAGNSVVLDASAVLALLYGEPGQDEIRERIRGAEVRIGAVNVSEVSAKLAEAGFSRSECRQAVDALAPTVHPFDEELAHVAGEMRPATKDRGLSLGDRACLALANSLGVAALTTDGVWDGLEGAEVIRR from the coding sequence ATGGCTGAGGCCGCCGGTGGGTCCCGGAGCGCCGGGAACTCTGTGGTCCTGGATGCATCGGCGGTGCTCGCTCTACTCTACGGCGAGCCGGGTCAGGATGAGATCCGCGAGAGGATACGCGGCGCCGAGGTCAGGATTGGGGCGGTGAACGTCTCTGAGGTCTCAGCGAAGCTCGCTGAGGCCGGGTTTAGCCGGTCGGAGTGCCGGCAGGCCGTGGACGCCCTGGCCCCGACAGTACATCCCTTTGATGAGGAGCTGGCTCACGTGGCTGGAGAGATGAGGCCCGCGACGAAGGACCGGGGGTTGTCTCTTGGAGACAGGGCTTGCCTTGCTCTGGCAAATTCTTTAGGAGTGGCGGCGCTAACCACCGATGGCGTCTGGGATGGACTTGAGGGTGCGGAAGTGATCCGGAGGTAG
- a CDS encoding AbrB/MazE/SpoVT family DNA-binding domain-containing protein, with amino-acid sequence MDEIKTTIGRGGRLNIPAEHRRSLGLSEGDEVLVGLESGAITIQSREAAIDRVQRMVREKVGEGRNLSGELITERREEERRESAAETGKTDNG; translated from the coding sequence ATGGATGAGATCAAGACCACTATAGGACGCGGTGGGCGTTTGAATATACCTGCGGAGCACCGGAGGTCTCTGGGACTCTCCGAGGGTGATGAGGTGCTTGTTGGCCTAGAGAGCGGCGCAATCACCATCCAGTCGCGCGAGGCTGCTATAGATCGCGTGCAGCGAATGGTGCGCGAGAAGGTCGGCGAGGGCCGTAATCTGTCTGGGGAGCTTATCACCGAGCGTAGGGAAGAAGAACGACGCGAGAGCGCTGCGGAGACCGGTAAAACCGATAATGGCTGA
- a CDS encoding PIN domain-containing protein: MSAVSNIEGASAVTEQRVFVDTNVLVYAYDLSAGEKHERARKMVEELWRTRTGCISVQVLQEFFVNVTRKIPKPLSTAQAKEIVSDLGHWKMHSPSARDVVEAIDLHERLSLSFWDGMILRSAASLGCTVLYTEDLNTGQSYDGIRTENPFSTP, translated from the coding sequence ATGAGCGCGGTGTCTAATATAGAGGGTGCCTCAGCCGTAACCGAGCAGCGGGTGTTCGTGGATACTAACGTGCTGGTCTACGCCTACGACCTGAGCGCCGGGGAGAAGCATGAGCGTGCCCGGAAGATGGTCGAGGAGCTGTGGCGGACGCGGACTGGGTGCATCAGCGTGCAGGTCCTGCAGGAGTTCTTCGTGAATGTCACCCGCAAGATCCCAAAGCCTCTCTCCACCGCACAGGCCAAGGAGATAGTCTCCGACCTCGGACACTGGAAGATGCATTCCCCATCCGCCCGGGATGTGGTCGAGGCCATAGACCTGCACGAGCGTCTCTCGCTCTCTTTCTGGGACGGCATGATCTTGCGCAGCGCCGCCTCTTTGGGTTGCACCGTCCTCTACACGGAGGACCTGAACACCGGACAGTCCTACGATGGCATCAGGACGGAGAACCCTTTTTCGACCCCGTAG